Below is a window of Gossypium hirsutum isolate 1008001.06 chromosome A12, Gossypium_hirsutum_v2.1, whole genome shotgun sequence DNA.
TCAAGCAATACTCTATCATTTAGACCAAGTTTACACTCAGGCATACCACTGAAACACAAATtgaaaccaaataaaataaatagatagcTCAAAAAAGAACTCAACATGAAAAGATATTTTTTATACCATAAAACTCAAGACAAAAATCAATTGTTTGGACCATAACAGTGTGCATGAAGGTTCGAGTTGCCTACAACAGACAATGTTTCAGAGCTTAAATTATAACACACATGAATGACAATCAAACAGAAAGTTCAAATGAATGGTTTCGTCAACAAGGGTGCAAAAGAGAGATGGAAAGACACCAGTTCTCATGAGGCTTAACCCACACTCATGAGGTGCATCCTTCAGGTCAAAGATGACCACAATACCTTGCAGGGCAGGCACCAAACTAGAGAGGTACTGTGAGCTTTGACCCAAAGATCTCACAGTTTTGTCCCACAAAACAAACCTCGTAGTTATTGATTTAAGCCTCTACATATACCATAGTGGACCTTCACAATTTCTAAATGTGGGATTGGGGCATTATCCAGATTGTAGGAAGCTATACATTTGGAACCAGGTCAAATCATATCAATCCTCTACCAAATTAATCAGCATCACCTCACCTCCCTTCTGCCCCACTCCCCTCAACCACCTATGAAATTTACATACACCAACCTATTATTTTCAACTTTGCAGATTACAAAATTGCTACATATTCACTCTAAAATTCAATAGTTGTAGAACTACGAGTAATATTACACTAGATACATTATTTAGAATTGTCACTTTATCAGGCATGCAATTAATCTGCAACAAAAATTCATGTACATTATTGAGTAAAAGATAGAATCAAGATTTGAGATAAAGTACATTCCGTAAGACAAaccataaattttcaaaatatcagaAAACACACCTCAAATAAGTTCTCATCTTCAATGCCCCAACAACATCCGACCTAATTATTTGTCCATTGCTGTTGACGAGGATGTTCACACTTTCAACCACATCCAGAAAAACCTGAAATGAAGAATAAATCCTCATAATCTAGTGTTTGGAGACAACGATAAATGACTCAAAAGAATAACCATAGAAAAGAGTCGCCTACTTCATTCTTCTTGTAGTTTATTCCTTCACTACGCCAAGAGACCGCATTTGTAACAGCCATTGGAGGCCTCTGTGTTACTTCCATCCTATATGCATCAGTCTTAATAAATTCACTAAGTATTTTTGCTTCTGTGTATTGAGGGTAGCCAAAATCCATAATCTCGTCAAGTAACTCGTACTGCCGAAGGCATAACAAATAGCCAATTATAAACCATTTTAGCATAAATTACAAACCAATACCATCCAACAGCCAGTGGTAGAACTATTTAACCAAAAGGAAAAAGAGTTTGATTTCAACATACCACTACAACAAAGTTATCCCTAAGCGATTCCTCTTCTAACTCCTCAAAATAATGCTTGAAAACCTGGAATAATAATTCAGATCGATAAAAAGAATCAAAGATCATAGACCATCAAGAAAAATAGCAAAGGTAACCGACTCAGTtcagttgaaaattttgatcacAAAAATGAATGAAACTGCAATTACCAAATTACGCTTACATCAACTACACGGTGCAGGAAGAAAAGAAGACTGGCAGCATTGCAATTCTGCCTCGTTGCAGTCATCAAGTAGACGTTGCTGTGCTGTACAAACATGTAAGTTACTCCATTATCGTATACCACTGGATCTTGCGACTGCGGATCTCCCTGAAAGCCAAATCCGAAGAAGAAATTCAACAATGAGCTAACCATTTCAGCCTCGTTAAAATTGAAAGCTGATTCGAAGTGCAATAGgaaaattcaaactttttttatagagaatgattaaatcaattaacTGAATAATATGGTTTATCCTAAACcggaaaacaaaaattaaatcaaaattccgagaaaatatatatataaggaaaaGAGGAACCTCTTTTTCGATGAGTTTGGTAAAAAAACGTTCAGCTTGTGCAGCGGAGACATCGCCACGGTAGTCACGCCACACCAGAACGCGGCCCTTTATATCTAGAAGGAATAGTGCCGATGCCGCCCCCGCcatttctttgttctttcggTTTTTCTATTGATTGATTAATATGATACAGACGAGATGGGTGAATTTCAGGGATTTTCTCAAGATCTGATTGAATCAGAGGGAGGGATGGATGCGAGAGGAAAGATCAAAATGAAGGAAGTGTAAAGTCGGGGGAGCTCGTTGAAGCTGAATCATGATTTGGGAAAATGGGACAACGGTGACTTGGTTAGCAATTGCCTGCCTCCTTCCCCCAAATATTTACAGTTAGATTTTCCAAAACGGCGCCACTTTTGCATTCTTTTTTACTTGGTGAAATCTCACGCGCCAGTAATTTTTTTTCCCCGTGTTTTACCCATCTCAACTTCAATTAGAGTCCAAGCTCTTACTTTCCAAAAGggtgaaaacctgaaaaactcttaattaataatttattttttataatatcccAAAATTATAGCCTTTTAAatctattatatttcttttaagtATTTTTTCAGGTCAATTTTAGTATTGATATAATTgtcttttttaataatattatttttaaggtttcaattcactttcttattttaaGAGTGCGATGTGTTTTATCGATATACctaatatttgttgttttttaaatttattatattagtagaaataaaattaatttaattttatactattatgtattcaattaaaattttcttttatgttttatttatatagattACACGTtatactttttcattttatataaatgattacaataattaaaaacaatataactTATACGCTATTTAGATATAGgattaattaaaaacacaaaacaattttatgatatttattgATACAAAGTTTGAGTTTGACGATTAGATATAGTGTTTCTCCAAAAATACATTATAGCGTAAGTAGGAAGAAAAAGACTTCCCCTTTCTTGGTGATGGAGGGGCCTTATATAAATGGTGGTTTTAATGGAGTTGATCATTGGCTCCTAATCAGGGAAAGTAGTTTCTTAATTATATAGGCTTAATGCAAACATCATGTTATGCTTTACCAAGATGAGGTGTGACTAAACTTCTATAAGATGAGATTAGTTTGGTTATATGTAATTGATGGTAAGGCTTTTTTTAATGTGTGTTGGTATGCAACAGATGTGATGGGAAAGGTTTCATCGAATCTCGATCAAATTTAGTGGTAGTTCCTGAAAATGGTGAGCCCTTGACTAAGTAAGTCTTTTGTTGAAATCGAGGTGATTGAGTTGGCGAAGGTCTATTGGGTGAGGTAATTATTTATgtattgtttgaaaattttttatttgaaaacaatttttttatacaagaaaaaattaaaatttaaaaaaaaagagttggtttgtgatatttataacaatacacTTTACTCGAAATTGCACATGTGTTTTCAATTACACGAATCCTTGTCGTTCTCGGCTTTTAAGCGAACAGTCTTTTCCACTACTCTCGTACTATGAATTGCTTCGAGTGTAGGTTCGAACGAATTCAAGTCAAATACAGAACTagaaattatttactttactttcagtAAGAAAgcaaaaattctttctttaacAGAAACCAGTAAAATTATTAttccaaaaaatagaatttatatttaaaaataagttcTCACTATTTATAAGGAGAAAAAGTAAAACCCTTTTTAATTAGTAGAAgtctatttaatagaaaaacaacttcctaattGAACTAGGACAGAAAAAGGCTAATAAGGTGTGCTTCCCCGCATATGAATTATAATGGAGATTTGGGTTTCTCCTGTATCAGAtctaattatatgtgtttcttAAACTCTtaacccaatacatgtttttctatttcacaaaatagacattattcataaaattaatttaaataatttaattttctaactaattttctcaacctaattctaattccgttaaaattaTAACAACTTTGCcttaaaagaatctatgagaacatatatttaatttttctatattcaacggattcactatgaccaattaatttaatttcattttctatgaccaattaatttaatttcattttctaacttcaattaattaattaattaattaattaataatttgaaaaaccataaatttatttttaggtcattttcatatttggtgagaaaaccacattcatttccaattgtgtctcatttctctaactttatcatttctattcatttttgttcatttgactTTCAGGTCATTACAGGTCATTACAGAAAGGGACGACAAACCCTAATATAATTAGCTAAGATTGTCACCCCCTATACTTCTATTTAGACTAAGAGttcatttttctatttgaaatagacttttacaattcaacaagagttcatttcttcttttataaatagatggcaccgataGGGCTAAAGATAGAACTTTGAGACATTGTTATTTTGCCCGAAAATAGTGAAAGTTTTATTCTCCaaatataaattctattttccatAATAACTATTCTACCGGTTCCTATTGAGAGAGATTTTGCTTTCACactaaaagtaaaaaagaaaaaaactatttCTGGTTCTGTGTTTGGTTCGAATAATTTGCGCCCACATtcaaagcagttcgtggtacaagaatagcagAGAAAGTCGTTCGGTTGAAAGCCAAGAACAACAAGGATCTGTCTAACTGAAAACACATGTGCGATTTCGGTAAAGGATTtgttactataaatatcacaaaccggcctagttttcaaattttttatttttcactgtgTAAGAAAACCATTTTTGAACAAGATTTTATCCAACATTATATAACTAGTGGGTTGCATCATATAGATGCTCTCTTCAAGATAGTCGTTCAAGAATGTTTTATTGACATCCATTTTCCAAATCTCATAGTCGAAAGATGTCGCAATGGATAACAATATGCTGAGTGACTTGAGCATGGTAACTGGAGAGAAGGTTTCTTCATAAGCAATACCTTCTTTTCTGAGTATAACTTTTTTGCCACAAGTCTGGCtttataagtttccactttttCATCTGCATTCCTTTCCTTCTTGTAGATCTACTTACACCCTATAGGTTTGATCTATTATGGttagtctacaagttcccacactgaGTTGGAATCCATAAAATCCATCTCAACTTTCATAGTTATTTTTTAGAGATTGGAATCAACACTCTGCATAGCTTTATCATATGTGAGTGGATTATCATCTTCCTGTTTGATAGACTCAGTGTTTAAAACACTTCCGTCAGATTGGAAGAACTTAGGCCTGTGAGAGACCTTCCCGCTGTGATGATGTGCCCTATGTTGCTAATCATTTACAAGTCTAATATTAGAAGTTGGTTTTGGAACCGTTTCTATAAGGCTTTGTGTATTTTCCTAAAGTTCCTTGAGTACTTCTTTATTACGAGTAtgaagtcattcatgtaactttcctTAAGAAAAGTAGCATGAGTTGACATTATCGTTGTTTGCTCTTTCAGGTTATAAAATAAACCACCATTTATTCcttttggatatcctacaaaaATGCGTAATTTTGTCCATGAATCCAACTTCCTCACATATTTATCAAATACATGGATTGGGCATCcccaaatttttaaatgatttagatttGGCTTTCTGTCATGCCACAATCTGTATAGAGTTTTAGATGTTGCCTTAGTTGgtacatcattcagaatataacaAGTCATTTTCAATACATATCCCCAAAAGGAAATTGACAACTTCGAATAACTTAACATTAaacgaaccatgtctaacaacgTTCGATTTTTTCTCACTACCACGCCATTCTATTGTAGGGTGCCCGATGAGGTTAACTAGGATAGAATCTCATTCTCTATAAGATCCCTAAGAACTTATCTGATAAATATTCCACACCTCGATCAGACCGAAgtgcctttatgggtaaacctagttgtttctccactcTTGCAcaaaactctttgaatttatcaaagttTTCACTCTTGCAATGTATTAGGTACACATACTCATATCTAAAATAATCATCCataaaggttacataatactcGTAACCACCCCTTACACTGACGTTCAAGGGCCTATACACGTCAGTATGCACAAGTTCTAAGGGTTTCGCTGCCCttgttccttttgcattaaaaaatTGCTTAGTCATCTTATCtttcaagcaagattcacattgtagAATATCAACTTCTTTAAATGAACTCAAAGTGTCATcgttcacaagtctagtgattatttcttggttaatatgaccaagtttgTAATGCCAAAGGCACGACTCATTAGaatgagaagttttaagtcttttattcgaAATTTTAGTTTTAAGTAATGTTACATCTTTGGTTCgataaaatagaaattatttgGCATCCATTCATTACAGATAAGTTTAcgatttctaaatattttaaatttatttttgaaagtcATGGACAAGTcgtctttatataaacatgtaacaaaaatcaagtttgttttgaaacttggtacatagaaaacatctttcaaaataatcttcctaaaattatcaaaataaaaatacacaTCTCCCACTACTTCAGCTGCCATAGTTGTCTCATTTCTGGTCCGCAATGATAGTTTTTATCTCTAAGATCTTTTGTCTTTACGAACCCTTGTAGAAAAACACATACATTgtcgtttttcaatggtgtcgggaACTGTAGTTTCGGGATCATAATTCCGATTAGTAAgtcaatgttttattatttatttaatatttatagagtttctgtaatgtcgtattaaaatttggttaataattttttatgtttagataattaattaagtaaaaatgattaaatcataaaagttgaGAAAGTTAATTGTTATTAGTAAAATGGGTTCAATAGCTTTAGAACTTCATTTGTATGGCCTTCAATGGTAAATAGACTGTATCTTTAGATAGTGAACGGTTGTGGGTTGGTTTTTAGTGAAATATTgattgtttttaaaggttaattttgtaattagataatttagtaaattaaa
It encodes the following:
- the LOC107928704 gene encoding AP-1 complex subunit mu-2, which produces MAGAASALFLLDIKGRVLVWRDYRGDVSAAQAERFFTKLIEKEGDPQSQDPVVYDNGVTYMFVQHSNVYLMTATRQNCNAASLLFFLHRVVDVFKHYFEELEEESLRDNFVVVYELLDEIMDFGYPQYTEAKILSEFIKTDAYRMEVTQRPPMAVTNAVSWRSEGINYKKNEVFLDVVESVNILVNSNGQIIRSDVVGALKMRTYLSGMPECKLGLNDRVLLEAQGRVTKGKAIDLEDIKFHQCVRLARFENDRTISFIPPDGSFDLMTYRLSTQVKPLIWVEAQVEKHSRSRVEIMVKARSQYKERSTATNVEIAMPVPTDASSRNIRTSMGSAAYAPENDALMWKIRSFPGGKEYMLRAEFTLPSITDEEATPERKAPIRVKFEIPYFTVSGIQVRYLKIIEKSGYQALPWVRYITMAGEYELRLI